One Caldisalinibacter kiritimatiensis DNA segment encodes these proteins:
- a CDS encoding sigma-54 interaction domain-containing protein has protein sequence MVKDLFLKENILNILDYLDEGIQIIDNRGKIIYYNKAAQKLDDIDREKAIGRHILEIYPSLSYETSTLLRVIQTGEPIFNQEQIFINYKGDKIATVNSTLPIKAKGKVVGALEISKDITQVKELSERIVDLQKKLFKNNKNKTPVKNRNAKYTFVDIIGEGEQMLRLKSLALKAAETCSPVFIYGETGTGKELFVQSIHNASSRRNKPFIAQNCAALPSNLLEAILFGTVKGSFTGAENRTGLFELANGGTLFLDEINSMPLELQAKLLRVLQDGRIRRVGSTRTVDVDVRIIAAANVHPQEALRTKQIRKDLFYRLNVVSLQIPTLKERKVDIPILTEHFIDKYNEVLGKSVKGVSNKVIDVFYNYTWPGNVRELEHVIEGILNLYDIDIIELEHLPYQFNDFVLKQKSRQPLRPLKETLAEVEKNIILDALNETNWNITKAADLIDIPRQTLQYKIKKYKLKK, from the coding sequence TTGGTAAAGGATTTATTTTTAAAGGAAAACATTCTGAATATTCTTGACTATTTAGACGAAGGGATACAGATTATAGATAATAGAGGGAAAATTATTTATTATAATAAAGCTGCCCAAAAGCTAGATGATATCGACAGAGAAAAAGCCATAGGACGACATATACTTGAAATTTATCCTTCATTGTCATATGAAACCAGTACATTATTAAGAGTTATACAAACTGGAGAGCCGATATTTAACCAAGAGCAAATATTTATAAACTATAAAGGAGATAAAATTGCTACTGTAAATTCAACTCTACCTATAAAGGCTAAAGGGAAGGTAGTAGGAGCACTTGAGATTTCAAAGGATATAACTCAAGTAAAGGAATTATCAGAGAGAATTGTAGATTTACAGAAAAAACTTTTTAAAAATAATAAGAATAAAACTCCAGTAAAAAACAGAAATGCTAAATATACCTTTGTTGATATTATAGGTGAAGGTGAGCAAATGTTAAGACTCAAATCTTTAGCCTTGAAAGCAGCAGAAACCTGTTCACCGGTGTTCATTTACGGTGAAACAGGGACGGGGAAAGAGTTATTTGTACAGTCTATTCATAATGCTAGCAGTAGAAGAAATAAGCCCTTTATAGCTCAAAACTGTGCTGCTCTTCCTAGTAATCTTCTCGAGGCTATTCTTTTTGGTACAGTAAAGGGTAGTTTCACAGGAGCAGAAAACAGAACGGGGTTATTTGAATTAGCTAATGGAGGAACTCTTTTCTTAGATGAAATTAATTCAATGCCTTTAGAGTTACAGGCTAAGCTATTGAGAGTACTTCAAGATGGTAGAATACGAAGAGTAGGTTCAACAAGAACGGTAGATGTTGATGTAAGAATAATAGCGGCAGCAAATGTTCATCCTCAGGAGGCTTTAAGGACAAAACAAATTAGAAAGGATCTTTTTTATAGACTTAATGTTGTGAGTTTACAGATACCTACCCTTAAAGAAAGAAAAGTAGACATTCCAATACTTACTGAGCATTTTATTGACAAATATAATGAAGTATTAGGTAAATCAGTAAAAGGTGTATCTAATAAAGTTATTGATGTGTTTTATAATTATACTTGGCCTGGTAACGTCAGAGAATTAGAGCATGTAATAGAAGGGATACTCAATCTATATGACATAGACATTATAGAATTAGAGCATTTACCCTATCAATTTAATGATTTTGTATTAAAACAAAAAAGTCGCCAACCTCTTCGCCCTCTTAAAGAGACATTAGCAGAAGTTGAAAAAAACATTATACTGGATGCGTTAAATGAAACTAACTGGAACATAACTAAAGCTGCAGACCTTATAGATATACCAAGACAGACATTACAGTATAAGATTAAGAAGTACAAACTGAAGAAGTAG
- a CDS encoding DUF1427 family protein translates to MDIILILKATFAGVVLGALFEKIRLPLPAPPVFAGVMGVLGVLLGGKLVELFM, encoded by the coding sequence ATGGATATAATTTTAATTTTAAAGGCGACATTTGCAGGAGTAGTATTAGGTGCTTTATTTGAGAAGATAAGACTTCCATTACCAGCTCCTCCAGTTTTTGCAGGAGTTATGGGAGTTTTAGGAGTTTTATTAGGTGGAAAATTGGTTGAATTGTTCATGTAA
- a CDS encoding XapX domain-containing protein has translation MKIDLSRVKEVILSIIAGMIVGIIFKVLDFPLPAPPSIPAFMGIFGVWLGASVMKKLQKNKG, from the coding sequence TTGAAAATCGATTTATCAAGAGTCAAAGAAGTTATATTATCAATAATTGCAGGAATGATTGTAGGAATTATATTTAAAGTACTTGATTTTCCTTTACCAGCACCACCTAGTATACCTGCTTTTATGGGTATATTCGGAGTTTGGCTTGGTGCTAGTGTTATGAAAAAGCTTCAAAAAAACAAAGGATAA
- a CDS encoding DUF1934 domain-containing protein has translation MKEVKLKIVGKQINEDGEENVIELVTEGKFYKKNDSIYLVYDESEISGMDGSTTTLKIQDDKVMMKRFGSNNSKLIFEKGKKHKTGYQTPYGILDLEVITNKLNVDIVDGGKGSLSLSYRLNISNTMETKNELDIDIN, from the coding sequence TTGAAGGAAGTTAAATTAAAAATAGTAGGTAAACAAATTAATGAAGATGGAGAGGAAAATGTTATAGAGCTTGTAACAGAAGGTAAGTTTTATAAAAAGAATGATTCTATTTATTTAGTATATGATGAATCAGAAATATCAGGAATGGATGGTTCCACAACTACATTAAAAATACAAGATGATAAAGTGATGATGAAGAGGTTTGGTAGTAACAATTCAAAATTGATATTTGAAAAAGGGAAAAAGCATAAAACAGGATATCAAACTCCTTATGGAATACTTGATTTAGAGGTTATAACTAATAAATTAAATGTAGATATAGTAGATGGAGGAAAAGGCTCTTTAAGCTTATCATATAGATTAAACATATCTAACACTATGGAAACAAAAAATGAATTAGATATAGATATAAACTAG
- the murI gene encoding glutamate racemase, which yields MDNRPIGVFDSGIGGLTVLKEIMEQLPGEDIIYFGDTARIPYGTRSRETVIKYSFQCIKFLLSKDIKAIVVACNTASAIALQEATKAFDIPIIGVIEPGANASVLATRNNKIGVIGTSGTINSEAYQTKIRQLNKSSEVIGIPCPLFVQIVEEGWADTDVAKLAAEKYLMELKEHNVDTLVLGCTHYPILRYTLSKVMGEDVTLVNPAFETAKAVKDILKEKDLLRNDVNRKPSYQFYVSDDPEKFRRIGGNILRKEIRNIEKVDIENL from the coding sequence ATGGATAATAGACCTATTGGAGTATTTGATTCTGGAATAGGTGGTCTTACTGTTTTAAAGGAAATAATGGAGCAGTTACCTGGAGAAGATATAATATATTTTGGAGATACAGCAAGAATACCTTATGGTACAAGGTCTAGAGAAACAGTAATAAAGTATTCATTTCAATGTATTAAATTTTTATTAAGTAAAGATATTAAAGCTATTGTTGTAGCTTGTAACACAGCTAGTGCTATAGCATTACAAGAAGCTACGAAGGCTTTTGATATACCTATTATAGGAGTGATTGAACCCGGTGCTAATGCATCTGTATTGGCTACTAGAAATAATAAGATAGGTGTAATAGGAACTTCTGGAACTATTAACAGTGAAGCCTATCAAACAAAGATAAGACAGCTAAATAAATCTAGTGAAGTAATAGGCATACCATGTCCTTTATTTGTTCAGATAGTAGAAGAGGGCTGGGCAGATACTGATGTAGCAAAATTAGCTGCAGAAAAATATTTGATGGAGTTAAAGGAACACAATGTAGATACATTGGTGTTGGGATGTACACATTATCCTATACTTAGATATACATTAAGTAAAGTTATGGGCGAAGATGTAACATTAGTTAATCCAGCCTTTGAAACAGCTAAGGCTGTTAAGGACATATTAAAAGAAAAGGATTTATTAAGGAATGATGTAAATAGAAAGCCTAGTTATCAATTTTACGTAAGTGATGACCCTGAGAAGTTTAGAAGAATTGGTGGAAACATCTTAAGAAAAGAAATAAGAAACATAGAAAAAGTTGACATAGAAAATCTTTAA
- the ypeB gene encoding germination protein YpeB: protein MKDDKRWILPTVLAVALVVVGVLGITQYEQKNDYKVMLNNQYQRMFYDMKDHVETVQTSLSKALLSDSKEQNILYLSQIWQQALYAQEKLSQLPVKHNNLSKTQKFLNQVGDYCYAMIQNELEDKPMTSEQREVLAELQNYTGLLSKELADIHNKVMKGNLNLNLVRRREDKKLEKANNDMLNTNLTNFEEGMSEYPELIYDGPFSDQVLNIKPKGLGDKEVNKNEAMEIAGKFIGDKKARKFTTFQEGDDVNKAANIPSYTFSVAMENEEKEPGLYISVSKVGGKVIWMANPRNVKDIKLSVDQGLKYAERFLKEKGYENMEVNYSVKYDGVALYNFAYKQGDVTIYPDLIKVKVALDNGEIVGFDASGYLVSHYDRDIPEPKLTQEEARDNVRFNFDIENVRLTIIPKSGKREVLCYEFKGKYNGSDFIVYINALTGAEEEILKVIKDENGTLMI from the coding sequence ATGAAAGATGATAAAAGATGGATATTACCTACAGTATTAGCTGTTGCATTGGTAGTAGTAGGGGTTTTAGGAATTACTCAATATGAGCAAAAAAATGACTACAAAGTTATGTTAAATAATCAATATCAGAGAATGTTTTATGACATGAAGGACCATGTGGAAACTGTTCAGACGTCACTTTCAAAGGCTTTACTATCGGATTCTAAAGAGCAAAATATATTATATCTTTCTCAAATATGGCAGCAGGCATTGTATGCTCAGGAAAAACTTTCACAGCTACCAGTTAAGCACAATAATTTAAGTAAAACACAGAAATTTTTAAATCAAGTAGGAGATTATTGTTATGCTATGATTCAAAATGAATTAGAAGATAAACCTATGACAAGTGAACAAAGAGAAGTGTTAGCAGAGCTTCAAAATTATACAGGGCTATTATCAAAGGAACTAGCCGATATTCATAATAAAGTTATGAAGGGAAATCTCAACTTAAATCTCGTAAGAAGACGAGAGGATAAAAAGCTAGAGAAAGCAAATAACGATATGTTAAACACAAACCTTACAAATTTTGAAGAGGGAATGTCTGAGTATCCAGAACTAATATATGATGGTCCATTTTCAGATCAAGTACTAAACATAAAACCAAAGGGACTAGGTGATAAAGAAGTAAACAAAAATGAAGCAATGGAAATAGCTGGGAAGTTTATAGGAGATAAAAAGGCTAGAAAATTTACAACCTTTCAAGAAGGCGATGATGTAAACAAAGCAGCAAATATTCCTTCTTATACTTTTAGTGTAGCCATGGAAAATGAAGAAAAGGAGCCCGGTTTATATATAAGTGTAAGTAAAGTAGGTGGAAAAGTTATCTGGATGGCTAATCCAAGGAATGTCAAAGATATTAAATTATCAGTAGACCAAGGACTGAAGTATGCAGAGAGGTTCTTAAAAGAAAAGGGCTATGAAAATATGGAAGTAAATTATTCTGTGAAATATGATGGTGTAGCTTTATATAATTTTGCATATAAACAAGGGGATGTAACAATTTATCCTGACTTGATAAAAGTAAAAGTGGCACTAGATAATGGAGAAATAGTTGGATTTGATGCATCAGGATATCTTGTGAGCCATTATGATAGAGATATACCAGAGCCTAAGCTTACACAAGAAGAGGCCAGGGATAATGTAAGATTTAATTTCGATATAGAAAATGTAAGATTAACTATTATACCTAAGAGTGGGAAAAGAGAAGTATTATGTTATGAGTTTAAAGGAAAATATAATGGATCAGATTTTATAGTTTATATCAACGCATTGACAGGTGCAGAAGAAGAGATTTTAAAGGTAATTAAAGATGAGAACGGGACATTAATGATATAG
- the sleB gene encoding spore cortex-lytic enzyme: MKKVVLFISILALISLSIYTFYIDNSLENIAENKNLEAYAEKLTAPRLLYWGTRGDDVREVQRRLRNWGYYDGAVDGIYGPRTYSAVREFQRKNGLAVDGVVGPQTAAALGIYLGPTQGTTSRGVSRNDNVYLLARAVHGEARGEPYIGKVAVAAVILNRVEHPKFPNTIASVIYQPGAFTAVSDGQINLAPDDESLKAARDALNGWDPSYGSLYYWNPATSTSRWIWSRNVIIKIGKHWFGI, encoded by the coding sequence TTGAAAAAGGTTGTTCTGTTTATAAGTATATTAGCTTTAATTTCACTTTCAATATACACCTTCTACATAGACAATTCATTAGAGAATATTGCTGAAAATAAAAATTTAGAAGCTTATGCTGAAAAGTTAACTGCACCTAGATTATTGTATTGGGGTACAAGGGGTGATGATGTAAGAGAAGTCCAGCGAAGATTGAGAAATTGGGGGTACTATGACGGAGCAGTAGATGGAATATATGGTCCTAGAACATATAGTGCTGTAAGGGAATTTCAAAGAAAAAATGGATTAGCAGTAGATGGAGTAGTGGGACCACAAACTGCTGCAGCATTAGGTATATACTTAGGACCTACTCAAGGAACTACAAGTAGAGGTGTAAGTAGAAATGACAACGTGTACTTACTAGCAAGAGCAGTCCACGGAGAAGCAAGGGGTGAACCTTATATAGGAAAAGTTGCAGTAGCTGCAGTAATACTTAATAGGGTTGAACATCCAAAGTTTCCTAATACTATAGCCAGCGTCATATATCAACCAGGTGCTTTTACAGCAGTTAGTGATGGACAGATAAATTTGGCACCAGACGATGAGTCATTGAAAGCTGCAAGAGATGCATTAAATGGTTGGGACCCTTCCTATGGAAGTTTATATTATTGGAATCCAGCTACATCTACAAGTAGATGGATTTGGTCAAGAAATGTAATAATAAAAATTGGTAAGCATTGGTTCGGTATTTAA
- the spoIIR gene encoding stage II sporulation protein R — MLKKYRLTIVLLILIIVVSFISLKDVYKNRDSYKQNLIRFHVIANSDSPEDQNLKRKVRDKVIKEMNQRFEDVKSINESRSIIKESLDDIKYLASEEVKNNGKDYNVDVHFGTSNFPTKTYGNFTLPAGEYEAVRVVIGEGKGQNWWCVMFPPLCFVDITHGLTNEKTKNELKQVLSEEEYNMIINAKNEEEVPLKLKFKVVELLEKGKMRFAKLFIGQR, encoded by the coding sequence ATGTTAAAAAAATATAGGTTAACCATAGTCCTATTAATTTTGATTATAGTAGTGTCATTTATTTCTTTAAAAGATGTATATAAAAATAGAGACAGTTATAAACAAAATCTTATAAGATTTCATGTCATAGCCAATAGTGATTCTCCTGAAGACCAAAATTTAAAGAGAAAAGTTAGAGATAAGGTAATAAAAGAGATGAATCAAAGATTTGAAGATGTAAAATCTATAAATGAGTCTAGAAGCATAATAAAGGAAAGTCTAGATGACATAAAGTATTTAGCAAGTGAAGAAGTTAAAAATAACGGTAAGGATTACAATGTAGATGTTCACTTTGGTACTTCTAATTTTCCAACGAAAACCTATGGAAACTTTACACTACCGGCTGGAGAGTATGAAGCAGTTCGTGTGGTTATAGGAGAAGGTAAAGGTCAAAACTGGTGGTGTGTAATGTTTCCTCCATTATGTTTTGTAGATATTACCCATGGGCTTACAAATGAGAAGACAAAAAATGAACTTAAGCAGGTATTGTCAGAAGAAGAATATAATATGATAATTAATGCAAAAAATGAAGAAGAAGTTCCATTAAAATTAAAATTTAAAGTTGTAGAGTTATTAGAAAAGGGTAAAATGAGGTTTGCGAAATTATTTATTGGGCAGAGATAA
- a CDS encoding Ger(x)C family spore germination protein, translating to MVKNYKILLFLLMILVLSGCWDKVEIDDRAFVSTVGIDLYKGEREKDTEGKGQIEKPKDSSRNRYTITYVFPNLDSIGKNAVSDKRRFVFSSVGSNPYQTTRQLSTQLDKVMFFKHMKTLIIGECVSRNADYFKEIIDSVERNFEISRKTNVMIAEGQAKEVIKIEPETKPDTGALLSQISENQNTARFNPQTLGDMLISLHFDGSTVVPRVIPGKDNIKVAGSAVIKDYRLVGWLGELENRAIMFVKDQVKGSIADVEYKGIVVPYIITDSSTKKTIELKEGNITADIFIGMEGFVEQYALDAEVDLLDEKTISAIEKLVEDEIQKEIEGTVKKLQKEFKADVIGIDMYISKFKPNLWEEIKNDWDEIFPEMNIKVTVDAKLRRVGMTK from the coding sequence GTGGTTAAAAATTATAAAATACTTTTATTTCTTTTAATGATTTTAGTATTATCAGGTTGTTGGGATAAAGTAGAAATTGATGATAGAGCATTTGTTTCTACAGTAGGTATAGATTTGTATAAGGGTGAAAGAGAAAAGGACACTGAGGGAAAAGGTCAAATTGAAAAACCTAAAGATAGTTCAAGAAATAGATATACTATAACCTATGTATTTCCAAACTTGGATTCTATAGGTAAGAATGCTGTTAGTGATAAACGTAGATTTGTTTTTAGCAGTGTAGGTTCAAATCCTTATCAAACAACTAGGCAGCTGTCAACACAACTAGATAAAGTTATGTTCTTTAAGCATATGAAGACACTCATAATAGGAGAGTGTGTATCTAGGAATGCGGATTATTTTAAAGAAATAATTGATTCAGTGGAAAGAAACTTTGAGATAAGTAGAAAGACAAATGTAATGATTGCAGAAGGACAAGCAAAAGAGGTTATAAAAATAGAGCCTGAGACTAAACCAGACACAGGAGCATTATTATCTCAAATATCAGAAAACCAAAATACAGCTAGATTCAATCCTCAAACCCTTGGGGATATGCTTATTAGCTTACATTTTGATGGAAGTACTGTTGTTCCTAGAGTAATACCTGGAAAGGATAACATAAAGGTAGCAGGCTCTGCTGTTATAAAAGATTATAGATTAGTAGGGTGGTTAGGAGAACTAGAGAATAGAGCAATAATGTTTGTAAAGGACCAAGTAAAGGGTTCTATAGCAGATGTAGAGTACAAAGGTATAGTAGTACCTTATATAATAACAGATAGTTCAACAAAAAAAACTATAGAGCTTAAGGAGGGGAATATAACAGCAGATATATTTATAGGGATGGAAGGATTTGTAGAGCAATATGCACTTGATGCTGAAGTAGACCTTCTAGATGAGAAAACAATCAGCGCTATAGAGAAGCTGGTAGAAGATGAAATTCAAAAGGAAATAGAGGGTACTGTTAAAAAACTGCAAAAAGAATTCAAAGCTGATGTTATAGGTATAGATATGTATATAAGCAAGTTCAAGCCTAATTTATGGGAAGAGATTAAGAATGATTGGGATGAGATTTTTCCTGAAATGAATATAAAAGTAACAGTTGATGCAAAATTAAGAAGAGTTGGAATGACTAAGTAG
- a CDS encoding GerAB/ArcD/ProY family transporter: MRKNYYKISSLQLSVLIVSTIIGVGILSLPSTASEKLNTDGWILIAVSGLIAAILTYLISYVGKLYTGKTLVEYGKDLMTAPVTYIVSIIFCIYFIVLTGFEVRLFAEVIKMFLLIKTPTEIIIITMLLATSYIVRCGVEALTRMALIILPLVLIPLFLLFLALVPEMNLTNIFPVFRFKIIDLIKAIPSVVFSFIGFELILFFSAFVDDQKKSIKYNVISIIIVTLIYILVFFVTILRFGAQEVAHQIWPTLSLMKIIDFPGAFVENVEGIVMALWVLAVFTSLAPVLYATSLILKRLFKLQEHSYFVLPFIPIIYFIALIPDNLAGLYKFMDIFTFYVGSFAAILVPFVLFILALFKKGRNRRSRSRG, encoded by the coding sequence ATGAGGAAAAATTACTACAAGATATCCAGTTTGCAGCTGTCCGTTTTAATTGTTAGTACAATAATAGGTGTAGGAATTCTTTCACTACCTAGTACGGCATCAGAAAAATTAAATACTGATGGATGGATTTTAATAGCTGTGAGTGGTCTAATAGCAGCGATTTTAACGTACCTTATTAGCTATGTGGGAAAATTATATACAGGTAAAACTTTGGTGGAGTATGGAAAGGACCTAATGACTGCACCTGTTACATATATAGTTTCTATTATATTTTGTATATATTTTATAGTGCTTACAGGATTTGAAGTTAGGTTATTCGCAGAAGTAATAAAAATGTTCTTATTAATTAAAACTCCTACAGAGATAATAATTATAACTATGCTACTAGCTACATCCTATATAGTGAGATGTGGGGTAGAAGCGTTAACGAGGATGGCACTAATAATTCTTCCTTTGGTTTTAATACCTCTTTTTCTATTGTTTTTGGCTTTAGTTCCAGAAATGAATCTGACAAATATATTTCCTGTATTTAGATTTAAGATTATTGATCTTATAAAAGCTATACCATCAGTTGTGTTCAGTTTTATAGGTTTTGAACTTATATTATTTTTTTCAGCATTTGTAGATGACCAAAAAAAGTCTATTAAGTATAATGTTATATCTATAATCATTGTTACTTTAATTTATATATTAGTTTTTTTTGTTACTATTTTAAGATTTGGGGCTCAAGAGGTTGCTCATCAAATTTGGCCTACATTATCTCTTATGAAGATAATAGATTTTCCTGGAGCTTTTGTTGAAAATGTAGAAGGTATAGTAATGGCACTATGGGTTTTGGCTGTATTTACAAGCTTAGCTCCAGTATTATACGCTACTTCTTTAATACTAAAAAGATTATTTAAGCTACAAGAGCATAGTTATTTTGTTTTACCTTTTATTCCAATTATATACTTTATAGCTTTGATACCAGATAATTTAGCTGGATTATACAAGTTTATGGACATTTTCACTTTTTATGTTGGAAGTTTTGCAGCGATATTAGTACCCTTTGTTCTTTTTATATTAGCTTTATTTAAAAAAGGCAGGAATAGGAGGTCTAGAAGTCGTGGTTAA
- a CDS encoding spore germination protein, with product MGLFDELNQKNDKEYVPISKDIDKNIKQIKEELKDCDDIIYRDFKVGRNQKYKLTLIYVDGLIDKDLISENVLKALMQEAREVEPNPTGFRRDFYNLVKKGNISATEIKEVDNLTEAIDNILIGETILVLDKYSKIIVIGSRGWPTRSVQETQTETVIRGPRDGFTETAKVNTSLIRRRIRDTKLKLKYIKLGKRSKTDIAIMYIEDIVDKSLLKEVKKRLEDIEIDAILESSYIEQLIEDNNYSPFPQVENTERPDAVAASLYEGRIAIVIDNTPFVLLVPATMTTFLQSSEDYYDRWLITSLVRLVRYLASFVALLSPAIYIALTSYHPGMIPTQLALYVAATRTTVPFPAFIEAFIMEMTIEFLREAGTRLSGPIGTTIGIVGGLVIGQAAVEAGIVSPLMVIIVALTTIASFMLPSYGFAASFRILRFSFMVFAAALGLYGIMLGLILLGTHLVNLKSFGIPYLSPFVTLGKMGGDLKDTLIRTPINKMKKRPKYTDVVDEDRLVNKEKNSDKKGEK from the coding sequence ATGGGTTTATTTGATGAACTCAATCAAAAAAATGATAAAGAATATGTACCTATTTCAAAAGATATAGATAAAAACATAAAACAAATAAAAGAGGAATTAAAAGACTGTGATGATATTATATATCGTGATTTTAAAGTAGGACGTAATCAAAAATACAAGTTAACCTTGATATATGTAGATGGTCTAATAGACAAAGATTTAATAAGCGAAAATGTTTTAAAGGCTCTTATGCAAGAAGCTAGAGAAGTGGAGCCTAATCCAACAGGATTTAGAAGAGATTTTTATAACTTAGTAAAAAAGGGCAATATTTCGGCTACAGAGATAAAGGAAGTTGATAATCTTACTGAAGCAATAGACAATATATTGATTGGTGAAACTATATTAGTATTAGATAAATACAGCAAAATAATAGTAATAGGCTCTAGAGGATGGCCTACTAGAAGTGTTCAGGAAACCCAGACAGAAACAGTAATAAGAGGACCAAGGGATGGGTTTACAGAAACAGCTAAAGTAAATACAAGCTTAATAAGAAGAAGAATAAGAGATACTAAACTTAAACTCAAATATATAAAATTAGGAAAAAGGTCTAAAACTGATATAGCTATTATGTATATAGAGGATATAGTAGATAAAAGTTTATTAAAAGAAGTAAAGAAAAGGTTAGAGGATATAGAGATAGATGCTATATTAGAAAGTTCATACATAGAGCAGTTAATCGAAGATAATAATTACTCTCCATTTCCACAGGTAGAGAATACAGAAAGACCTGATGCAGTTGCCGCTTCATTATATGAAGGAAGAATAGCAATAGTAATTGATAACACTCCATTTGTACTATTGGTTCCAGCTACTATGACGACTTTTTTACAATCATCAGAAGATTATTATGATAGATGGCTGATTACATCTTTAGTTAGGCTAGTAAGATATCTTGCTAGTTTCGTAGCATTGTTATCACCAGCTATTTACATTGCTTTGACTTCTTATCATCCAGGGATGATACCCACACAGCTAGCTCTTTATGTAGCAGCTACAAGAACTACAGTACCTTTTCCAGCTTTTATAGAAGCCTTTATTATGGAAATGACAATTGAATTTTTAAGAGAAGCTGGTACTAGATTGTCTGGACCTATTGGTACTACCATAGGTATAGTAGGTGGTCTTGTTATTGGGCAGGCAGCAGTTGAAGCAGGTATAGTTAGTCCTTTGATGGTGATTATTGTAGCCCTTACTACTATAGCTTCTTTTATGTTACCGAGCTATGGTTTTGCAGCATCCTTTAGGATATTGAGATTTTCTTTTATGGTATTTGCAGCAGCTTTAGGGTTATATGGTATCATGCTAGGATTAATTTTACTAGGCACTCATCTTGTTAATTTAAAAAGCTTCGGAATACCTTATTTATCACCATTTGTTACTTTAGGCAAAATGGGAGGAGATTTAAAGGATACTCTTATCAGAACTCCTATAAATAAAATGAAAAAACGTCCTAAATATACAGACGTTGTAGATGAAGATAGATTAGTAAACAAAGAAAAAAACAGTGATAAAAAGGGTGAAAAATAA